The Deltaproteobacteria bacterium genome includes the window CACCACGGGGAGCCTCCAGGTGACCAGCGATCCTTCCGGAGCCCGGTGGTACCTGGACGGGGCCTACGTGGGCGCCACCCCCGGTGACATGAGCAACGTGGCCGCCGGGAGCCACAAGGTGACGGTCAAAATCGATCGATACCGGGATTGGGAGAAGACGGTCACCGTGAATGCGGGCGGCCGGGAGACGGTGGCGGCGGAATTGACTCCCGTCCGGAAAGAGGCCGCATCCGGTGAGACCTGGACGGAACCCGCTACGGGCATGGAGTTTGTCCGGGTGTCCGGCGACTGCTACCGGATGGGGCAGACGGACGCTGAAAAACGGTATTTGATCAAAGAAGTGGGCGAAGAGAAATACAAGGAGTGGTATAGCCACGAGTTGCCGCGACACGAGGTATGCGTGGACGGGTTCTGGATGGCCAAACACGAAGTGACGGTGGACCAGTTTGGGAAGTTCGTGGATGCCGCGGGTTATAAGACGGAAGCCGAGCGAGACGGCGGGTGCTATGCGTACGAAGGCGAATGGAAGAAGAAAGAGGGGACGAGTTGGCGGAATCCACCGACCGTGCAGCAGCAGACGAACCATGCCGTTGTGTGTGTTTCCTGGAACGACGCCAAGGCGTTCGCCAAATGGTTGAGCAGGGAGTCGGGCAAGGACATCCGGCTGCCCGGCGAGGCCGAGTGGGAGTACGCGGCGAGGGCGGGAACGAGCACGATTTGGTTCTGGGGGGATGATCCGGATAGGGCCTGCCGGTATGTGAACGCCGTGGACACGGCTTTCAAGAAGACCTGGGATTCCTCATACTACTTTGATTGCGATGACCGATACGTCACAACCGCCCCGGTCGGGACATATAAGTCCAACCCCTTCGGCCTATACGATATGCTTGGGAATGTCTGGGAATGGTGCGAGGACTGGTATTCGAGCGATGCCTATTCCAAGTACACGCGCGACAATCCCATAGTTGACACGGGCGGCTCCGACCGCGTGATCCGAGGGGCCGGCTGGTCCGACGACCCGAGGCACGTTCGGTGCGCCGTTCGCTCCTACAGCACGCCGGGCTTCGGGAGCAACTACCTCGGGTTCCGCCTCCTAAGGACGGATTAGGTTTTGGGTCTGACGGTCTTTGCTTGTATCCGTTCGCGGGATATCAGGAGAGACCTTGTGAACGGGCGGGTTTATATACTATCCCAACCGGGAGCGCCCTTAAAC containing:
- a CDS encoding SUMF1/EgtB/PvdO family nonheme iron enzyme, with translation TTGSLQVTSDPSGARWYLDGAYVGATPGDMSNVAAGSHKVTVKIDRYRDWEKTVTVNAGGRETVAAELTPVRKEAASGETWTEPATGMEFVRVSGDCYRMGQTDAEKRYLIKEVGEEKYKEWYSHELPRHEVCVDGFWMAKHEVTVDQFGKFVDAAGYKTEAERDGGCYAYEGEWKKKEGTSWRNPPTVQQQTNHAVVCVSWNDAKAFAKWLSRESGKDIRLPGEAEWEYAARAGTSTIWFWGDDPDRACRYVNAVDTAFKKTWDSSYYFDCDDRYVTTAPVGTYKSNPFGLYDMLGNVWEWCEDWYSSDAYSKYTRDNPIVDTGGSDRVIRGAGWSDDPRHVRCAVRSYSTPGFGSNYLGFRLLRTD